AAGCGCTCGAAAATCTCGCCCAGCAGCTTCGCCAGGATGAAAATGAGGAACAGGTCCAACAGGAGCGGATTGGCGCCGTGTGGCATGAGTCACCGTGCAAATCGGTTCATTATCTCAGCCCAGAGACATCGGACTGCAGGAAAGTCGCTCCCCGCTCATGGTGCCGCCTTAAGGAAGGAAGCCGCCCAGCGGAAGATGTCTGCCTGGCGGATGATCTGGCGCATGCGGCGCATGCGCTCGTGGCGTTCCGCGGGATCCATGTGGAACGCCTGGTGTATGGCGGCGGCAACGCCCTCCGAATCGTAGGGATTCACCAGCAAAGCCCCGCGTTTGAGTTCCGCGGCCGCCCCAGCGAACTCGCTCAGGATGAGGGTGCCGTCGTTGTCGACCTGTGCCGCGCAATATTCCTTGGCGACCAGGTTCATGCCATCCTTCAACGGCGTGACCAGCGCAACGGACGCTGCCCGGTAGTAGGCCAGCAGTTCATTGCGATTCAAATTGCGGTAAAGGTAGTGGACCGGCACCCATCCGGATTGCGTGTACTCTCCGTTGACCTCGCTGACCAGGCGCTCGATCTCCGTCTTGAGTTCCCGGTAGCGCGGGATATCGGCACGACTGGGAACGGCCACCTGCACCAGCACGATCTTCCGGCGTAGGTCGGGAAATCGCGCCAGCAGGTTGCGGAAAGCTTTCAGGCGCTCGGGGATGCCCTTGGTGTAGTCCAGCCGGTCCACGCCCAGAACCAGCTGGCAGTCCTTCTGTTCTACGCGGATGCGGGCCGCGCGGTCGGCGACCTCGGGACGCGACGCCTGTTCGGCGAAGGCGCGGAAGTCGATGCTGATGGGAAAATGGCCAAGCCGCACCTTGCGCTCACCGAGCCGAGCCTGCAGGAAGCCGCTGTCGCGGTGCAGCGATGCTCCCTTCACGAGCGCATTCAGGCACTGTACGAAGTTGCGCAGATCGCGCCGCGTCTGGAATCCGACCAGGTCGAACTCCAGCAGCGAACGCAGAATGGACTCGCACCAGGGTAGTTTCTCGAAGATGTCCGGCGGAGGGAAGGGAATGTGAAGAAAGAATGCCACCCGTGCCTGTGCGCCCATCTCGCGCAGGAAGCGCGCCGTTTCCATCAAGTGATAGTCGTGCACCCAGAACAGGGTTTCGGGCCGGGCTAACTGGGCCATGGCGTGGGAAAACTTGCGATTCACGGCGACATAGCTGCCCCAGTAGGCAGGATCGAAGTTGCAGCGCGACTGAAGATCATGAAACAGCGGCCAGATGATCTCGTTGGAGAAGCCCAGGTAAAACTGGGAACGTTCCTCCGCGGTAAGGAATACAGGCTCCAGACCGTATCCCGACCGTTCCGAGGCCGAGCGCAACTGCTCCACCACGGCGGGGGCCTCGCTGGTGCCTGGCCACCCGATCCACAATCCGGACTCGGCGCCGAGAATTGGAGCCAGGGCCGAAACCAGGCCGCCCGAGGCCGGGCGCGTGCGCCACTCGCCACCATCGCGAGTCAAAACCACGGGCAGCCGGTTGGATACTACGACCAGGCGGCGGGTCATCGCGCGCCTCCCTGCCAGTGAGCCAGGAATTCCAGAAGCTCCTCCGGCGGTTGGAGCCAGAGATCAGCGGCGGTCGGTCGCAACTCAGGGCGCACCAGGACCCGCAACCCCCTTCCTTGCAAGGCACCGAAAGCGTCTTCGTCCGTCTGGTCGTCACCCAGGTAGGCGGCAGGTACGGCTTCCTTTTCCTCCTCCAGCAGAGTGCGCACAGCGCTCGCTTTGCTACGTGAGGGCGTGCGCAGTTCGAGGCCGCCATCGAAGTCACGCAGATCCAGACCGTGGGCAAGCGCCAGCGGCGACCAGCTTTCCAGAGCTCGCGTGCGCAATGCGGCGGCGTCGTCCGCTGGCATGCCGCGCCAGTGCAAGGCCAGGCACCCGGGTTTGGACTCGGCATACGGCCCCAAACCGGCGGACTCCACCCAGGAATCCGCGTCCGCCAAGCCTCGCAGCGCCTTGGGGTCGAGTTCGGCGGTCTGCGCATCGCCATTGGCGTGCCGCCGCTCGATGCCGTGCGAGCCCCAGAGCTCCACGGGCTGGCGCAGGCCGAGAAGCGGCAACAAGTCGGCCAGGGCACGACCGCTGATGATCACTACGCGGGTCCGGCGGGCGCACAGGACTTCATCCAACGCTGCGCGCAC
The Terriglobales bacterium DNA segment above includes these coding regions:
- the otsB gene encoding trehalose-phosphatase, with amino-acid sequence MRILRADIDLESFYRSLERSPRRLLMLDYDGTLAPFCAQRDQAVPYPGVRAALDEVLCARRTRVVIISGRALADLLPLLGLRQPVELWGSHGIERRHANGDAQTAELDPKALRGLADADSWVESAGLGPYAESKPGCLALHWRGMPADDAAALRTRALESWSPLALAHGLDLRDFDGGLELRTPSRSKASAVRTLLEEEKEAVPAAYLGDDQTDEDAFGALQGRGLRVLVRPELRPTAADLWLQPPEELLEFLAHWQGGAR
- a CDS encoding trehalose-6-phosphate synthase, with translation MTRRLVVVSNRLPVVLTRDGGEWRTRPASGGLVSALAPILGAESGLWIGWPGTSEAPAVVEQLRSASERSGYGLEPVFLTAEERSQFYLGFSNEIIWPLFHDLQSRCNFDPAYWGSYVAVNRKFSHAMAQLARPETLFWVHDYHLMETARFLREMGAQARVAFFLHIPFPPPDIFEKLPWCESILRSLLEFDLVGFQTRRDLRNFVQCLNALVKGASLHRDSGFLQARLGERKVRLGHFPISIDFRAFAEQASRPEVADRAARIRVEQKDCQLVLGVDRLDYTKGIPERLKAFRNLLARFPDLRRKIVLVQVAVPSRADIPRYRELKTEIERLVSEVNGEYTQSGWVPVHYLYRNLNRNELLAYYRAASVALVTPLKDGMNLVAKEYCAAQVDNDGTLILSEFAGAAAELKRGALLVNPYDSEGVAAAIHQAFHMDPAERHERMRRMRQIIRQADIFRWAASFLKAAP